Proteins from a genomic interval of Osmia bicornis bicornis chromosome 13, iOsmBic2.1, whole genome shotgun sequence:
- the LOC114880598 gene encoding bromodomain adjacent to zinc finger domain protein 2B isoform X5, with product MEKENSASGGGGGGGGGGGGGEAAATATPGATSASEKLQADQANPLLDPTALFGAYWPRGDSAASSLFGGMPGGYGLGAHHLPSAYAILGRGGSAPGFGGHTPASAPPPPPYSHSSLGTLSVAASQAASLGINPASAAWWTMASHLAAQDYLARLQGAAGLSGFPPGAESLLPPYPASLLNPPSLSSHKSSKSKFCYGKPKAKSSKSHKTTPASSGSSTTPSMTSSSLPVSTQAPPVTSSHHSTPVSSTQNSQTNVVSSAKEGSDPSSILGGVRLPPDTEIIKYTSSIVGPKVPGTTNRGRKKTISLDTPSVSVHPPPNVPALSAHQTNTTTTSLMMEPRKYNRTATESNDYREPVDRVEVIKLPAHSTNGSVLPAPTSYTTTTNANSTSDSDAPLNLSLKPSTTSGSSPISGSQPLSQLSNLSQSLLASDRTSRRKPGPKPRRVPQNSVPVPASPSPSLAQLFAAADSPQRPSSGSEESESASTTHHKDGRPRNLGRGVSKPKKNTVASLLAQSRALGIKPTPTLDPSVPLSHQVSLLRSNILAAQLHATATGQGDDKNQRSLQEKMKNKLLEASGEESNMDVTSESGSNTDVVTDTDDDNVDGVSSAKRRKVKPSERDLQVPLERGWKRETVIKGLGKSGVIKGDVSYYSPCGKTFRSSPDLAKFLEQQNPPELTTANFSFSSRPLVGEFLQPTMGLAEAEFVRLGAQEVARRLEELRAAGGFRDARTNNQYEREKLAYAKKLAKEEAQRHKEQARLIKEQEKSERQEAVRREREIRNQQLLEGRKRLAFTIKQKMKIIQEIERGKSKSDVARELGLASSTVATIWKNRESIAESWRNRDMMQQHTDREEETKKSTTSNLVSVTSLVTNTVLSTTSTTNSNNNTGLPAVVVTPPQVQVVPSLPPPPAPLSLTTTASTTLVPSSQPTLPSTTISSTSSTGTTTTTTAAANNLSMDNTQQAQTQTQSQELLEARKKRQEEVEKIRLEEQQRKQQERELKRQQAVMLKEQERERRRQHMALVRALENRRKMEEREKKRLEARAERIATKEKRAEQRKMEMELIEQIRKPVEDMELTDHRPLPEIKRIPGLKLSGQAFADIVMVFEFLHNFGETLGFDMDSLPSLKSLQLALLNDEEAEEEMLSVMTHLLVCAIEDPGIPQPARHTTGLGQSLRQADITHANISEVLRIYLYANATGEVKALTGVCLERERDKKFADHHQNGGDYASTCSGKNAQFYEHLHNNETWRMSERLRDKPFLALNPTHKAQMLAFLCNELLQNKAVIRQIEGSLETVAQLRKERFVLDTKIRKLRQLHSRKVRMEAVGVIVNKTGDTITIEKKEVDEEGNTTSTAVGTTPTPDEIHHEDEVEDMSENESEGTQPEEEEDKNLSGEELGKKLDKLLKQSEEQLQKLNSSSKQLRAHIFGQDRYWRRYWELACAGGIFVEAMESAEPEILDLQAELDEKYKNMPTEEAKSETKQEDTKSNAENRENEAPNDVKEEKKYNSSEQEEDVKPLLDKTKSEIDDVNCKKEPVQNCGSDNSTNVKEEKKVDVDGSMADAKTNVTSEEIKQETEVVSMDVDVKEDTKKENEEMDEEMKPAVKMMEDKIVETIPNGDKYNHVNNLHNGKELNGTFISNCSNEFNWFSILPRETCDTPGPSTKQIFGIAEPTELRIPVFPPPASPNYDRCDSPAPLILTQDEAVQLEYLKVHGLPPPGEAKPVPKDLRYGWWRITDVDTFQELLEHLHSRGVREKELKRTTWATMESFLAVTGRINVDPGNVSATELKSTPDDPDTPIPQPDNPVTWSEQVALRVDAQLLEQVEALEDKVANASMQVKGWKLPPRAGTEEAEEIEKLNEMEKVSAVEQARQRLLSLEAAIERRYLKPPLGVCTGDPNLAALKAEQAAAANANSSNSDQSNQAPVPQEETTPRGLNNWREATARAHTSAQLAMALYMLEASIAWDKSIMKAVSLTPARNSVCVKLRNRCVSLKATTQYNQLLTTSQASNCQFCHSGDNEDKLLLCDGCDRGYHTYCFRPKMENIPDGDWYCHECMNKATGERNCLVCGKRVGKNLVLCELCPRAYHTDCHNPVMPKMPRGKWYCSNCHSKQPKKRNSSRRSHTKGGGTRESESSDHPPASPTPSTASNTHVEDVSSSEPATPTASPRKEGNNRTLTKKQQRELAPCKVLLEQLEQQDEAWPFLLPVNTKQFPTYKKIIKTPMDLSTIKKKLQDSVYKSRDEFCADVRQMFINCEVFNEDDSPVGKAGHGMRSFFEMRWTEITGAPPPHPQTHS from the exons CATATTGGCCTCGGGGCGACAGCGCAGCTTCGTCGCTTTTTGGTGGAATGCCGGGTGGATATGGGTTGGGAGCCCATCATTTGCCATCGGCTTATGCCATTCTCGGCCGAGGAGGTTCTGCTCCTGGTTTCGGAGGCCACACGCCAGCCTCTGcgccaccaccacccccgTACTCCCACAGCAGCCTCGGCACCCTCAGCGTGGCTGCCAGTCAAGCTGCTAGTTTAG GAATCAATCCTGCCAGTGCAGCATGGTGGACGATGGCCTCGCACTTAGCGGCACAGGACTACCTCGCTAGGTTACAAGGAGCGGCAGGACTCTCCGGATTTCCGCCTGGTGCCGAAAGCCTGCTGCCACCTTATCCTGCCTCTCTACTTAATCCCCCGTCCCTATCGTCTCACAAGTCCAGTAAGT CTAAATTCTGTTACGGCAAACCAAAAGCTAAGTCAAGCAAGAGTCACAAGACGACCCCGGCCAGCAGCGGTAGCTCGACGACGCCGAGCATGACAAGCAGCAGTTTGCCGGTGTCGACTCAAGCACCACCGGTCACGTCCTCTCATCACAGTACCCCGGTCAGCAGCACGCAAAATTCGCAAACGAACGTCGTCAG TTCTGCGAAAGAGGGCAG cGATCCTAGCAGTATATTGGGAGGTGTCCGATTACCTCCTGACACAGAGATCATCAAGTACACGTCGAGTATAGTCGGTCCGAAGGTTCCTGGGACAACGAACCGCGGAAGGAAGAAGACCATATCCTTGGACACGCCAAGTGTGAGTGTACACCCACCACCTAATGTACCTGCTCTTTCTGCTCATCAGACAAACACGACGACCACGTCGTTGATGATGGAACCGAGAAAATACAATCGCACGGCG ACCGAGTCGAACGACTACAGGGAGCCCGTTGATCGTGTAGAAGTGATCAAATTGCCAGCACACTCGACCAATGGTTCCGTTCTACCGGCGCCAACGTCTTACACGACCACCACCAATGCTAATAGCACCAGCGATTCGGATGCGCCGTTGAATCTCTCCCTGAAACCGTCGACGACGAGCGGTAGCTCGCCGATTTCTGGTAGTCAACCGCTCAGTCAGCTCAGTAATTTAAGTCAGTCGTTGCTTGCCTCCGACCGAACGT CAAGACGAAAGCCGGGACCGAAACCTCGAAGGGTGCCGCAAAATTCGGTACCGGTGCCGGCGTCGCCGAGTCCCTCGTTGGCGCAGCTGTTCGCCGCCGCGGATTCGCCTCAGCGACCGAGCAGCGGAAGCGAGGAGAGCGAGAGCGCGAGTACGACCCATCACAAGGATGGTCGACCAAGGAACCTGGGTCGCGGTGTGTCCAAGCCGAAGAAGAACACCGTTGCCTCGTTACTAGCTCAAAGCAGAGCCCTGGGGATTAAACCTACGCCCACGTTGGACCCTAGCGTGCCATTGTCTCACCAGGTCTCGCTATTGAGGTCGAATATTCTGGCTGCGCAGCTGCACGCCACCGCCACGGGTCAAGGTGACGACAAGAATCAG CGATCTTTGCAGGAGAAGATGAAGAACAAGCTGCTGGAGGCGTCCGGTGAAGAGAGCAACATGGACGTGACCAGCGAGAGCGGAAGTAACACGGATGTTGTGACGGACACTGACGACGACAACGTGGACGGTGTATCCAGCGCGAAGAGGAGAAAGGTGAAACCCAGCGAGAGGGATCTACAGGTTCCTCTGGAGCGTGGCTGGAAACGGGAGACTGTCATCAAGGGATTAGGGAAGTCGGGAGTGATAAAGGGTGACGTGTCTTATTACAGCCCTTGCGGAAAGACGTTCAGGAGCAGTCCGGATTTGGCGAAG TTTTTGGAGCAACAGAATCCACCAGAGCTGACGACCGCAAACTTTTCCTTCTCCTCCCGTCCTCTGGTGGGCGAGTTCCTCCAGCCGACAATGGGCTTAGCGGAGGCGGAATTCGTTAGGTTGGGCGCGCAGGAAGTGGCGAGAAGATTGGAAGAGCTCAGAGCCGCGGGTGGTTTCAGGGACGCGAGAACAAACAATCAGTATGAAAGGGAGAAGCTCGCGTACGCGAAGAAACTCGCCAAGGAAGAAGCACAACGGCACAAGGAGCAAGCCAG GCTGATCAAGGAACAAGAAAAGTCAGAGAGGCAGGAAGCAGTGAGGCGAGAACGGGAGATTCGAAATCAACAGTTGCTCGAG GGTCGAAAGCGGCTAGCGTTCACGATCAAGCAGAAAATGAAGATCATCCAAGAGATCGAACGCGGTAAGAGCAAGAGCGACGTGGCGCGCGAGCTGGGTCTGGCTAGCAGTACGGTGGCCACCATATGGAAGAATCGTGAGAGCATCGCTGAGAGCTGGAGGAACCGCGACATGATGCAACAGCACACCGATCGCGAAGAGGAGACGAAAAAATCCACCACGTCGAATTTGGTCTCCGTTACGTCCTTGGTGACCAACACGGTGCTAAGCACCACCAGCACCACCAACAGCAACAATAACACCGGCTTGCCGGCCGTCGTTGTGACACCACCCCAGGTGCAAGTGGTACCATCGCTGCCACCGCCACCGGCACCTCTCTCATTGACGACAACCGCCTCCACGACGCTCGTGCCGTCCTCGCAACCGACGCTGCCATCCACAACAATCTCCAGCACGTCGTCCACCGGCACcacaaccaccaccaccgccgcCGCCAACAACCTCAGCATGGACAATACCCAGCAGGCCCAGACCCAGACGCAAAGTCAGGAGCTTCTGGAG GCTCGGAAAAAACGGCAGGAAGAGGTGGAGAAGATACGACTGGAAGAGCAACAACGGAAGCAACAG GAACGAGAACTAAAGCGGCAACAAGCAGTCATGCTGAAGGAACAG gagagggagagaaggagACAGCATATGGCGTTGGTACGTGCCCTGGAGAACCGTCGAAAGATGgaagaaagggagaaaaagcGTCTCGAAGCTAGGGCCGAACGAATCGcgacgaaagagaaacgagcggaacaaagaaaaatggaGATGGAACTGATCGAACAGATCAGGAAACCTGTGGAAGACATGGAACTAACAG ACCACAGACCACTGCCAGAAATAAAACGAATACCTGGACTGAAATTGTCCGGCCAAGCTTTCGCGGACATCGTTATGGTTTTCGAGTTTCTGCATAATTTCGGCGAAACTTTAGGCTTTG ATATGGACTCGCTGCCGAGTCTAAAGAGTCTCCAGTTAGCTCTGCTCAACGACGAGGAAGCGGAAGAAGAGATGCTGTCGGTGATGACCCACTTGCTGGTGTGCGCTATCGAGGACCCAGGTATCCCTCAGCCCGCTAGACACACGACGGGATTAGGGCAAAGCCTACGACAGGCTGACATAACGCACGCAAACATCAGCGAGGTGTTACGAATCTATTTGTACGCGAACGCAACCGGCGAGGTGAAAGCGTTGACCGGTGTCTGTCTTGAACGAGAACGCGACAAGAAGTTCGCCGATCATCATCAGAACGGCGGTGACTACGCTTCGACCTGTTCAGGAAAGAACGCTCAGTTCTACGAACACTTACACAACAACGAAACGTGGAGGATGTCCGAGAGGTTGAGGGACAAGCCGTTTTTGGCACTGAATCCAACGCACAAGGCGCAGATGCTCGCGTTCCTCTGCAACGAGTTGTTGCAGAACAAGGCTGTGATCAGGCAGATCGAAGGAAGCTTAGAAACGGTGGCGCAACTCAGGAAAGAAAGATTCGTATTGGACACGAAGATCAGAAA GCTCAGACAATTGCACAGTCGAAAGGTGCGTATGGAAGCAGTCGGCGTGATCGTGAACAAGACTGGAGACACGATTACCATCGAGAAGAAGGAAGTTGACGAGGAAGGTAACACGACGTCGACGGCAGTGGGTACGACGCCTACTCCTGACGAGATTCATCACGAGGACGAGGTTGAAGACATGTCTGAGAACGAGAGCGAAGGGACTCAGCCTGAAGAG GAGGAGGACAAGAATCTATCCGGCGAGGAACTTGGGAAAAAGTTGGACAAACTGTTGAAGCAATCGGAAGAACAGCTACAGAAATTGAACAGCTCTTCGAAGCAACTTCGAGCGCACATATTTGGCCAGGACAGGTACTGGAGAAGGTACTGGGAGCTGGCCTGCGCTGGTGGTATCTTCGTCGAGGCCATGGAGAGTGCTGAACCGGAGATCCTGGACCTGCAAGCCGAACTGGACGAAAAGTACAAAAACATGCCAACGGAGGAGGCGAAATCAGAGACGAAACAGGAGGACACTAAGTCGAATGCTGAGAATCGGGAGAACGAGGCTCCGAATGACGttaaggaagaaaagaagtaCAACTCGAGCGAACAAGAAGAAGATGTGAAACCGTTGTTGGATAAAACGAAATCCGAAATTGACGACGTTAATTGCAAGAAAGAACCTGTGCAAAATTGTGGTTCCGATAATTCGACGAACgtgaaagaagagaagaaggtCGACGTGGATGGTTCGATGGCTGATGCGAAGACAAACGTCACTTCCGAAGAAATTAAACAAGAAACAGAGGTTGTTAGTATGGACGTGGATGTGAAAGAGGAtacgaagaaagaaaacgaagaGATGGACGAAGAAATGAAGCCAGCTGTGAAGATGATGGAGGATAAAATCGTCGAGACGATTCCAAATGGCGACAAATACAATCATGTTAACAATCTTCATAATGGCAAGGAATTGAACGGCACATTTATTTCCA ATTGCAGCAACGAATTCAATTGGTTTTCAATTTTACCTCGAGAAACTTGCGACACTCCAGGACCGAGTACCAAGCAGATATTTGGAATAGCTGAACCCACCGAGCTGAGAATACCAGTGTTCCCTCCGCCGGCTAGTCCAAATTACGACAGGTGCGATAGTCCAGCACCTTTGATTTTGACCCAGGACGAAGCAGTTCAGCTCGAGTATCTCAAAGTACACGGTCTACCTCCTCCAGGGGAAGCTAAACCAGTACCAAAGG ATTTACGATACGGTTGGTGGAGAATAACAGACGTCGACACGTTTCAAGAACTGTTGGAGCACCTTCATTCTCGCGGTGTCCGCGAGAAGGAACTGAAACGTACAACATGGGCGACCATGGAATCCTTCCTAGCCGTGACAGGTAGAATCAACGTGGACCCTGGCAACGTATCCGCCACCGAACTGAAATCCACACCCGACGATCCTGATACACCGATCCCGCAACCGGACAACCCGGTAACATGGAGCGAGCAGGTCGCGTTACGGGTGGACGCGCAACTTTTGGAGCAGGTCGAGGCTCTCGAGGACAAAGTCGCGAACGCCAGCATGCAGGTCAAAGGCTGGAAACTTCCTCCGCGGGCTGGCACCGAGGAGGCCGAGGAGATTGAGAAATTGAACGAAATGGAGAAAGTGAGCGCTGTCGAGCAAGCGCGGCAAAGGTTACTGTCTTTGGAGGCAGCGATAGAGAGGAGATACTTGAAACCACCGTTAGGCGTTTG TACGGGCGATCCAAATTTAGCGGCTCTGAAAGCTGAACAGGCGGCTGCGGCTAACGCAAACTCGAGTAATTCGGATCAGAGCAATCAGGCGCCGGTGCCGCAGGAGGAAACAACTCCGAGAGGTCTGAACAACTGGAGAGAGGCAACAGCTCGTGCACACACGTCGGCTCAGCTCGCCATGGCACTGTACATGCTGGAGGCCAGCATCGCCTGGGACAAGAGCATCATGAAGGCTGTGAGTCTAACACCAGCTAGAAACTCGGTCTGCGTCAAGCTACGAAACCGCTGCGTCTCACTCAAAGCTACCACTCAGTACAATCAGCTATTGACTACTTCTCAGGCCTCT AATTGTCAGTTCTGTCACAGTGGAGATAACGAAGACAAGCTGCTACTGTGTGATGGTTGTGACCGCGGCTATCATACTTACTGTTTCCGTCCAAAAATGGAAAACATTCCTGATGGTGACTG GTATTGTCACGAGTGCATGAACAAAGCAACAGGGGAACGAAATTGTTTGGTATGCGGAAAGAGGGTTGGCAAAAATTTAGTGCTATGTGAACTCTGTCCACGGGCTTATCATACCGACTGCCATAATCCTGTTATGCCAAAA ATGCCAAGGGGAAAATGGTATTGTTCTAATTGCCACAGTAAACAACCAAAGAAGAGAAATAGTAGTCGAAGGAGTCATACCAAAGGGGGAGGCACCAGAGAAAGTGAAAGTTCTGATCATCCACCAGCTAG TCCAACGCCGTCAACGGCATCGAACACGCACGTAGAGGACGTCAGTTCATCGGAACCGGCAACACCTACAGCCTCGCCGAGGAAGGAGGGCAACAATAGGACACTGACGAAGAAACAACAACGAGAGCTGGCTCCTTGTAAGGTGCTACTCGAACAGTTGGAGCAACAGGACGAGGCCTGGCCGTTCCTTTTGCCGGTGAACACCAAACAGTTTCCTACCtacaagaaaattattaaaacacCCATGGATCTCAGTACGATCAAGAAGAAATTGCAGGACTCCGT GTACAAGTCTCGCGATGAGTTTTGCGCCGATGTCAGACAGATGTTCATCAACTGCGAGGTATTCAACGAGGACGACAGTCCTGTGGGGAAGGCTGGACACGGGATGCGCAGTTTCTTCGAAATGCGTTGGACCGAGATTACCGGCGCACCACCTCCACATCCGCAAACGCATAGCTGA